The Pseudanabaena sp. PCC 6802 genomic interval TACTTTAATAGACTTAGCGCAAAAAGAACTGGGTTTGTCAGTAGTAACGCGACCGATCGACCGAACCGAACTTTATGTTGCCGATGAAGCATTCTTTGCTGGCACGGCCACGGAGGTGGCACCCATCACGAAATTCGATCATCGACCCGTAGGCGATGGCAATGTTGGATCGATCTCAAAGCAATTGCAAGATCTCTATAGCAAAGCGGTACACGGGCTCTTACCAAAGTACGATCGCTGGGTGACTCGCGTTTAAGATTTAAGATCGAAATGTAGTGAACCTAGAACGATGCCATACCTAGTTAGCACCGACGGTGGCGTTGATGGCAGAGTTACCAAGCTGAAAGCAGGACTGAATAGTATTGGTCGCCAGCCTGGCAACAGCATAGTCCACCAACATATGAGTCTTTCCCGACAACACGCTCAGATTTTAGTTACGGACCAGAGCGTTACTCTGACCGACCTCAATAGTCGTAACGGTACATTTGTTAACGATGTCAGGGTGCAGGAATGCGAACTGCATGATAAAGACCTGATTCGCTGCGGCGATATCATGTTTAGATTTGCTGACAATCTAGTCACCGATCCCAGGCTGAATATTGCCAAGCAAGTTTCGCCAGACTCCAATCGCGTCATGATTAGCTCTCTGCTCAACCAGCAAAGCAGTCTCCACGCCAGTAGAGTATTGAAGATTAGCCCTCTGGATTCTAGCGAACGCGCCCTCGCTAAGCTGCAAATTTTACTAGAGGTGGGCAAGCAACTCTCGTTCCCTGAAGATCCAGATAAGCTCTTGGCGAAAATCCTCGATTTACTATTTGACATCATGGAGGTCGATCGCTCTGCAATCCTGATGGTGAACGAGCAGACTGGGCAGTTAGAGAGCAAGGCATTTAAGCACAGGGCTGGTTTGGAAACCGACGACGACTATCACTTTTACAGCACGCAAATTACTAGTTTTGTGCTCGCGCATGGCGATGCCATTTTGACCAAAGATGCCCAGATTGACGAACGATTCGACAGTTCCGCATCGGTGGTAGGTCTATCAATTCGCGCTTCTATGTGCGTGCCGCTCAAGCCCAAAGATGAAATTATCGGCCTTTTGTATGTTGATAACCTATCCACATCCAATGCCTATTCCGACGAGGATCTAGAATTCCTCACAGCGCTTGCCAATCAAGCAGCGATCGCCATTGAAAACGCACGGCTATACAAGCAGATTGAAATGGAAGCCGTGACGCGCGCCAAATTCGAGCGCTTTTTCCCCCAATCGGTTAGCAAAAAAATTAGAGAAGAAGGCACTCTGGAAATCGTTGATACTGAGGTAACAGCCCTATTCTCGGATATTAGCGCTTTTACGGAACTATCGTCAGTGCTGGAACCGCGCCAGATAATTGCCATGCTGAACGATTACTTTCAGGTGGTAGTAGAAGACATCGTATTTGAGTACGAAGGTACGCTAGAGAAGTATATTGGCGATGCTTTACTAGCAGTATGGGGCGCTCCGTATCAAAAAACAGACGATGCGGATCGAGCGGTAAGGGCGGCGATCGCGATGCAAAGAGCTGTATGCGATCTCAGTACGCGCTGGCTCCAAGAACGCAATTTTGGCATTCAAGTTCACATTGGGATCAATACAGGTAGAGTGGCGGCTGGCAATATTGGTTCGCCCAAATTAATTCAATACGCCACGATCGGCGATACTACAAATGTCACCAGTCGGATCTGTAATGTGGCGCAGGCTAATGAAATAGTGATTTCTCAGTCTACGCTCGATCGCCTGATCGAACGCAACCTCCCCTTGATAAAACTACCACCAGTCAACGTGAAAGGGAAATCGGAAGCATTGCAGCTTTATAGACTAGATTGGCAGCAACTGCGATCGTAAATATTCGCGATCTAAATCACGTATGACCCAAAATTTGCACGATATGATGGTTATACATTAGATATCCTTATTCACCAGTATGGACAGCCCATTGCCTACAAATCCCTGGATTGGTCGTACGGTAGGCGATCGCAATCGCTATCGCATCAATGCTTGCCTTGGCGGTGGCGGTATGGGGGAGGTCTTCCTAGCTGTAGATACGCTTCTAGGGCAGGATGTTGCGATCAAAATGCTCAAAGAAAGACTAGTTTCTACAGCAGATCTGAGGAAACGCTTCGAGCGCGAAGTTTTACTGTGTGCGGCAATTAAAAGCGATAACGTCGTTCAGGTTAAAGATTATGGCGTGACGGCTGAAGGTTATCCCTATTACGTGATGGAATATTTAAGGGGGCAAACTCTAGGTCAACTCCTGCGTCAGGAAAAGAGATTATCAAGGGCTCGCAGTGCCTACATCATACATCAGGTGTGTGCGGGGCTGCACTTAGCCCATCAAGGTGTGGTGATGTGGCACGATGGCAACGCTGATAGCGAGCGCGTAAAAATCATTCACCGCGATTTAAAGCCTGAGAATATTTTCCTCGTTCCCACCAGCCTGGGTGAATTAGTCAAGATTCTGGATTTTGGGATTGCCAAAATTGCCAATAACCATTTCTTTGCCACCAATACTGGTATGTTCATGGGCACATTTCAATATGCTGCCCCCGAGCAACTAGAAGTGCGCAAAGATCTCAACGAACGCGCCGATATTTACAGCCTGGGTGTCATACTCTACGAAATGTTGAGCGGCACCGATCCATTTGGTTGTTCTCAAGCACAGGACGATAGCGGTTTGTGCTGGGTGCGCGCGCATATCTCCGAGCAACCCATACCCTTGCGATCGCAGCCCGGTTGCGAACAACTACCAGTGCAACTGGAAGCCGCCGTCATGCGCTGCTTGCAAAAATCTCCCCGCGATCGCTTTGCCTCCGTCAAAGAATTGGATAAGGCCGTCCAAGATGCCATAGGCTTGCACTTAGATCCCGGTAGTATAGCTGTGGGTATTTCGCCTATCTCACATCTGCCTCAAAGTTTTACGCATGAAGAAAAAGCCCCGAGCGACCCGACGGTCTTGTCGCATTTGCAAGGAGAAACTATTGCCGAGCACCACGGCCATGCCGAAACGCGGCCAGAGCAAACTCTAACAGAAATCTCGCTGAAGAGATTAGAGACGCTGCTAGCTAAGTTTATTGGTCCGATTGCTCCTGTATTGCTCAAACAAGAACTTGCAGCTAGCCATCATTTCACCGAATTGGTGGAGCGCCTGCGCGATCGCGTACCCGCAAAGTCCCAAAAGGAATTTCAATCTTTAAGTATGGATATATTAGGCATGGGAGCTTACCCGCCCACTGTGATCCAGAACCAAAAAACTCGACCATCAGAATCGGAAATTACACCTGCCTTCACGCCGGCCTTAAGAGATCGTCCTGTTGACGAGCACTTCATCCACCGCTGCGAGCAAGAACTAGCCGATCTGATTGGCCCAATGGCACGCTTGATCGTGCAGCGATCTCTAAAACAAAAGAACTCGGTACCGGATTTGATTGAAGAGATCGTCCAACAAATTCCCAGTACGCAAGCCGCGAATGAGTTTCGCAGACGGGTGGCG includes:
- a CDS encoding adenylate/guanylate cyclase domain-containing protein → MPYLVSTDGGVDGRVTKLKAGLNSIGRQPGNSIVHQHMSLSRQHAQILVTDQSVTLTDLNSRNGTFVNDVRVQECELHDKDLIRCGDIMFRFADNLVTDPRLNIAKQVSPDSNRVMISSLLNQQSSLHASRVLKISPLDSSERALAKLQILLEVGKQLSFPEDPDKLLAKILDLLFDIMEVDRSAILMVNEQTGQLESKAFKHRAGLETDDDYHFYSTQITSFVLAHGDAILTKDAQIDERFDSSASVVGLSIRASMCVPLKPKDEIIGLLYVDNLSTSNAYSDEDLEFLTALANQAAIAIENARLYKQIEMEAVTRAKFERFFPQSVSKKIREEGTLEIVDTEVTALFSDISAFTELSSVLEPRQIIAMLNDYFQVVVEDIVFEYEGTLEKYIGDALLAVWGAPYQKTDDADRAVRAAIAMQRAVCDLSTRWLQERNFGIQVHIGINTGRVAAGNIGSPKLIQYATIGDTTNVTSRICNVAQANEIVISQSTLDRLIERNLPLIKLPPVNVKGKSEALQLYRLDWQQLRS
- a CDS encoding serine/threonine protein kinase, which encodes MDSPLPTNPWIGRTVGDRNRYRINACLGGGGMGEVFLAVDTLLGQDVAIKMLKERLVSTADLRKRFEREVLLCAAIKSDNVVQVKDYGVTAEGYPYYVMEYLRGQTLGQLLRQEKRLSRARSAYIIHQVCAGLHLAHQGVVMWHDGNADSERVKIIHRDLKPENIFLVPTSLGELVKILDFGIAKIANNHFFATNTGMFMGTFQYAAPEQLEVRKDLNERADIYSLGVILYEMLSGTDPFGCSQAQDDSGLCWVRAHISEQPIPLRSQPGCEQLPVQLEAAVMRCLQKSPRDRFASVKELDKAVQDAIGLHLDPGSIAVGISPISHLPQSFTHEEKAPSDPTVLSHLQGETIAEHHGHAETRPEQTLTEISLKRLETLLAKFIGPIAPVLLKQELAASHHFTELVERLRDRVPAKSQKEFQSLSMDILGMGAYPPTVIQNQKTRPSESEITPAFTPALRDRPVDEHFIHRCEQELADLIGPMARLIVQRSLKQKNSVPDLIEEIVQQIPSTQAANEFRRRVAS